One window of Salmo salar chromosome ssa11, Ssal_v3.1, whole genome shotgun sequence genomic DNA carries:
- the LOC106561978 gene encoding NEDD8-activating enzyme E1 regulatory subunit isoform X1, whose product MAATKASKEQKYDRQLRLWGDHGQEELENAHVCLINSTASGTEILKNLVLPGIGSFTIVDGHKVSGEDVGNNFFLSNNSIGRNRAQAATELLQELNTDVSGNFVEESPDKLLDNDPEFFHRFTLVIGVQLPESTCLRLGSVLWNANVPFLVCRTYGLVGYMRLVVKEHTVIESHPDNALEDLRLDQPFAELKSHIQSYDLEGMGKKDHGHTPWIIIVAKYLEKWFSEHHFQLPKNYKEKEAFKQLIRQGILRNEKGTPEDEENFEEAIKNVNTALNPTKIPSSVDDLFNGEQCNDITSQTPAFWVMTRAVREFVQNDGSGNLPVRGSIPDMIADSEKFINLQNVYREKAMQDASVVSKHVESLLQSVGKPSESISEQDIKLFCKNAAFLRVVRCRSLAEEYSVETVNKDEITCTMDGADGEMVLYLMLRSVDRFYQQHSRYPGVYNYQVEEDISKLKLCVNSLLQEYSLNVSVKDDYIHEFCRYGAAEPHTVASFLGGSAAQEAIKLITRQFVPFNNTFIYNAMSQTTATFQL is encoded by the exons ATGGCAGCGACTAAAGCTTCTAAAGAGCAGAAATACGATAGACAATTGAG ATTGTGGGGAGACCATGGCCAAGAAGAACTTGAAAATGCACACGTATGCCTGATTAATTCCACAGCATCTGGGACTGAAATACTAAAGAACCTTGTGCTTCCAG GCATTGGATCATTCACTATTGTCGATGGACACAAAGTCTCCGGGGAAGACGTCGGAAATAA CTTTTTTCTTAGCAACAACAGCATAGGAAGG AATCGAGCCCAGGCTGCCACAGAGCTGCTACAGGAGCTGAACACTGATGTATCTGGCAACTTTGTGGAGGAG AGCCCAGACAAGCTCTTGGACAACGACCCAGAGTTCTTCCACAGGTTTACTCTGGTGATTGGTGTCCAGCTGCCAGAAAG CACTTGTTTGAGACTGGGGTCGGTGTTGTGGAATGCAAACGTACCCTTCCTGGTGTGTAGAACGTATGGCCTCGTCGGTTACATGAGGCTAGTAGTGAAGGAGCACACAG TGATTGAGTCTCATCCAGACAATGCCTTGGAAGACCTGAGGCTTGACCAACCTTTTGCAGAACTCAAGAGCCACATCCAATCCTACGACTTGGAGGGAATGGGGAAGAAG GATCACGGTCATACACCATGGATCATCATTGTTGCCAAATACCTAGAAAAGTGGTTCAGTGAG CACCATTTTCAGTTACCGAAGAACTACAAAGAGAAGGAGGCCTTCAAACAGCTTATTCGGCAAG GGATCCTGAGGAATGAGAAGGGGACTCCCGAGGATGAGGAGAACTTTGAGGAGGCCATCAAGAACGTCAACACAGCCCTTAACCCAACCAAG ATTCCCAGCAGCGTTGACGACCTCTTCAATGGAGAGCAATGCAATGACATTACATCACAG ACTCCAGCCTTCTGGGTGATGACGCGAGCAGTGAGGGAATTTGTGCAAAACGACGGCAGCGGAAACCTACCTGTACGTGGCTCCATTCCAGATATGATTGCGGACTCAGAGAAGTTCATCAACCTCCAGAATGT TTATAGAGAGAAGGCAATGCAAGATGCTTCTGTCGTTTCTAAGCATGTAGAGTCTCTCCTGCAGTCTGTTGGAAAG CCCTCAGAGAGCATATCTGAGCAGGACATCAAACTATTCT GTAAGAACGCTGCCTTCCTGAGGGTGGTGCGCTGTAGGTCTCTGGCTGAAGAATACAGCGTGGAGACAGTCAATAAAGATGAGATCA CCTGCACCATGGACGGTGCAGATGGGGAGATGGTGTTGTACCTTATGCTGCGCTCTGTGGACCGTTTCTATCAGCAGCACTCCCGCTACCCAG GTGTCTACAATTACCAAGTAGAAGAAGACATTAGCAAGTTGAAGCTGTGTGTGAACAGCCTTCTGCAGGAGTACAGCCTCAACGTCAGCGTGAAGGATGACTACATCCACGAGTT CTGTCGCTATGGTGCTGCTGAGCCGCACACAGTGGCATCCTTTTTGGGAG GATCGGCTGCACAAGAGGCCATCAAACTCATCACTCGTCAATTTGTTCCCTTCAACAACACGTTCATATACAATGCCATGTCCCAGACAACTGCCACGTTTCAGCTGTAG
- the LOC106561978 gene encoding NEDD8-activating enzyme E1 regulatory subunit isoform X2 → MAATKASKEQKYDRQLRLWGDHGQEELENAHVCLINSTASGTEILKNLVLPGIGSFTIVDGHKVSGEDVGNNFFLSNNSIGRNRAQAATELLQELNTDVSGNFVEESPDKLLDNDPEFFHRFTLVIGVQLPESTCLRLGSVLWNANVPFLVCRTYGLVGYMRLVVKEHTVIESHPDNALEDLRLDQPFAELKSHIQSYDLEGMGKKDHGHTPWIIIVAKYLEKWFSEHHFQLPKNYKEKEAFKQLIRQGILRNEKGTPEDEENFEEAIKNVNTALNPTKTPAFWVMTRAVREFVQNDGSGNLPVRGSIPDMIADSEKFINLQNVYREKAMQDASVVSKHVESLLQSVGKPSESISEQDIKLFCKNAAFLRVVRCRSLAEEYSVETVNKDEITCTMDGADGEMVLYLMLRSVDRFYQQHSRYPGVYNYQVEEDISKLKLCVNSLLQEYSLNVSVKDDYIHEFCRYGAAEPHTVASFLGGSAAQEAIKLITRQFVPFNNTFIYNAMSQTTATFQL, encoded by the exons ATGGCAGCGACTAAAGCTTCTAAAGAGCAGAAATACGATAGACAATTGAG ATTGTGGGGAGACCATGGCCAAGAAGAACTTGAAAATGCACACGTATGCCTGATTAATTCCACAGCATCTGGGACTGAAATACTAAAGAACCTTGTGCTTCCAG GCATTGGATCATTCACTATTGTCGATGGACACAAAGTCTCCGGGGAAGACGTCGGAAATAA CTTTTTTCTTAGCAACAACAGCATAGGAAGG AATCGAGCCCAGGCTGCCACAGAGCTGCTACAGGAGCTGAACACTGATGTATCTGGCAACTTTGTGGAGGAG AGCCCAGACAAGCTCTTGGACAACGACCCAGAGTTCTTCCACAGGTTTACTCTGGTGATTGGTGTCCAGCTGCCAGAAAG CACTTGTTTGAGACTGGGGTCGGTGTTGTGGAATGCAAACGTACCCTTCCTGGTGTGTAGAACGTATGGCCTCGTCGGTTACATGAGGCTAGTAGTGAAGGAGCACACAG TGATTGAGTCTCATCCAGACAATGCCTTGGAAGACCTGAGGCTTGACCAACCTTTTGCAGAACTCAAGAGCCACATCCAATCCTACGACTTGGAGGGAATGGGGAAGAAG GATCACGGTCATACACCATGGATCATCATTGTTGCCAAATACCTAGAAAAGTGGTTCAGTGAG CACCATTTTCAGTTACCGAAGAACTACAAAGAGAAGGAGGCCTTCAAACAGCTTATTCGGCAAG GGATCCTGAGGAATGAGAAGGGGACTCCCGAGGATGAGGAGAACTTTGAGGAGGCCATCAAGAACGTCAACACAGCCCTTAACCCAACCAAG ACTCCAGCCTTCTGGGTGATGACGCGAGCAGTGAGGGAATTTGTGCAAAACGACGGCAGCGGAAACCTACCTGTACGTGGCTCCATTCCAGATATGATTGCGGACTCAGAGAAGTTCATCAACCTCCAGAATGT TTATAGAGAGAAGGCAATGCAAGATGCTTCTGTCGTTTCTAAGCATGTAGAGTCTCTCCTGCAGTCTGTTGGAAAG CCCTCAGAGAGCATATCTGAGCAGGACATCAAACTATTCT GTAAGAACGCTGCCTTCCTGAGGGTGGTGCGCTGTAGGTCTCTGGCTGAAGAATACAGCGTGGAGACAGTCAATAAAGATGAGATCA CCTGCACCATGGACGGTGCAGATGGGGAGATGGTGTTGTACCTTATGCTGCGCTCTGTGGACCGTTTCTATCAGCAGCACTCCCGCTACCCAG GTGTCTACAATTACCAAGTAGAAGAAGACATTAGCAAGTTGAAGCTGTGTGTGAACAGCCTTCTGCAGGAGTACAGCCTCAACGTCAGCGTGAAGGATGACTACATCCACGAGTT CTGTCGCTATGGTGCTGCTGAGCCGCACACAGTGGCATCCTTTTTGGGAG GATCGGCTGCACAAGAGGCCATCAAACTCATCACTCGTCAATTTGTTCCCTTCAACAACACGTTCATATACAATGCCATGTCCCAGACAACTGCCACGTTTCAGCTGTAG